The following nucleotide sequence is from Paeniglutamicibacter kerguelensis.
GACCCCGTGCGGAATGGGCGGATCTCGGCCGTGCCACACACCCCCATCTTGCCAACCCCTGCTCGGAGGGTTCGGCGACGCCGAACGGAATCCCCGCACCACCGGCCCGCGCGGACAACGGAAGCGGAGCAAATACCCCAATCCCAACGTTGCCTCAGCGGTTCAACGACTCAGCTGAAGGCTCCGACGGGCTCACCCCGGCCAGGCGCAGGATGCAAACCCTGCTCAACATCATGAGAACCGCCGGAGAACCCCGCGCCAAGGGAAACAAGGAAGCCACCGGTCTGCCCCAAGCCCGCCTCATCGTCTATTGCCAACTCACCACCCTGCTCGGGCTGGCCGAAAAGGCTGGCATCACCCAACACGGGTTGGCAATCTCTCCCGGGGACCTCCGCCGGGAACTGTGCAACGCCGGGGTCATTCCGATCATCTTCAACGGCGAAAGCCAAATCCTGGATCTCGGACGCGAACAGCGCTTTGTCCCCGACTACATGCGCCAAGCCGTCCTTGCCCGCGACGGCGGCTGTATCGTCCCGGGCTGTACGGTTCCACCCGAACACCTTGAAATGTGCCACATCGATAGTTGGGCCGACGGAGGAACCACGAGTACCGAAAATTCGGCCCCCGGCTGCGTCAACCACCACCACGGCTACCACACCGGACAATACAAACTAGTCCGGAACGAGCACGGACTGCCCGCGGTCATCCTCCCCAAATACCTGGATCCCGAACAAAAACCCCGGCGCAACAGCCAGTGGCAACAACACACCCAATCCGGCCCCCTGCTCTTCTGAACCGGGCAGGGAAGGCGGTACGCCTCGACGCCCCGTCTTCTGCCACGGTCGGGATCTGCTCGATCGTTGGGCAGTCAGGCCTTTCAGACCGGAAGCCGCACAATGGCTTAAATGCAAAACAACCCATGATCCTGAACCAGGATCATGGGTTGTTTTCTCTGTGGCGGGGACAGGATTTGAACCTGTGACCTCCGGGTTATGAGCCCGGCGAGCTACCGAACTGCTCCACCCCGCGTCGGTAAATACAACAGTACCAGCGCATTGCGGATGCACCTAATCCAGATGAACATTCATCGAGAAACGGGCAAGAACCGCGTCAGTTCAACGGCCAAAGTCCTGCCTAGCGCATCTTGTCCATGGCAAATCGCGCCGAATGCAGAATTTTCCAAGGTGCGCTTCCTCACTTAAGCGCCCGCTTGCGCCACGTCGCTCCAATGCGCCCCTAGACGGCGGGCCGCTGGCAAGATCCGCGCAGGAGCCATGCGGGACCGAAAGTGCGGCAGCTGGCTTAAACGGCAAAAAGGAACGACCCCGACCAGGTTTCCCTGGTCGGGGTCGTTATCTCGTGGCGGGGACAGGATTTGAACCTGTGACCTCCGGGTTATGAGCCCGGCGAGCTACCGAACTGCTCCACCCCGCGGCGATGTATCAATCATCGCCGACGAGGGTGGAATAGCGCAAATCCTGGCGGTGTCGCCCTGCTCACACCGGGAGTTCGGTTCCCTGGCTACGGCGCCGGGGTTTCCTGCGCAGGTGCCTCCGGGGCCGGTGCACCGTCCCCGTCGGTCGGGGCAGGGGTGACGGTGCCGTCGGTCGGGGCCGGCGCCTCCGGGACAACAGGCTTCCCGGTCAGCTCGGCTTCGGCCTCGATTGCAGCTTCGAGTGCCTTCTGCAACTTGGCCTGCTCCGCGCCGTACTTGGCGAAGTCGTTCTGCGCCAGAGCAGCCTGGCCCGCCTTGATCGCCGCTCTTGCGTCGTTCAGGGCCTGCGTCAGCTTCTGCTGCGCCGTCTGTGTCACGGGCGGCTTGCCCGGTTCGCCTCCGCCGGAGGTTCCACCGTTTTCGCTGGTCACGGCGCCGGACGAACCCTCGAAGACCTGGTCAAGCGCCTCGGAGAGGGTGTCGGCGAAGCCGACGTTGTCACCGAACGCCACCAGGACCTTGCGCAGGGTCGGGTAGGAGGTCGCACCCGAGGACTGCACGTAGACAGGCTGAACGTAGAGGATGCCGTCACCGACCGGCAGTGAAAGCAGGTTGCCGTTTTTGACCTGCGATGCACCCTGGCGCAACAGGTTCAACGTCTGCGACACGGTGGTGTTGGAGTCGAAGTTCTGCTGTGCCTGGCCCGGGCCCGGCACGCTGGTTTCGCGCGGCAGCGCAAGCAGACGAAGCTTGCCGTAGCCCTCGGCCTTCTTGCCTGCCTCGTTTCCCGCGTCGGCCTCGGCCGAGAGGAACCCGAAGAGCACGTTTCGCTGCTGTCCACCCGCCGCGGTCTGCGGAATGAAGGTGGAGGTCAGCGAGAAGGTCTCGGCGTCCTGCGTCGGCATCTTCAGCGACATGTAGTACGGCGGCTGCTTGATGTTGGCGTTGCCCTGTGTTGGTTCCGAGGGCACCGCCCAGGCGTCGTTGGAGTCGTAGAAGCCGTCTGGATCCGTCACGTGGTACGTGGCGAGCAGCTCGCGCTGGACCTTGAACAGGTCCTCCGGGTAACGCACGTGGCTCATCAGCTCGCCGGACATCTCCGACATCGGCTTGATGTTCGCCGGGAAAACCTTCTGCCAGGCCTGCAGGAGCGGCTCGTCGGCCTCCCATGCGTACAGGGTGACGGAGCCGTCGTAGGCGTCGACCGTCGCCTTGACCGAGTTGCGGATGTAGTTCACCTGGCCGGTCAGTGCCGCGGCACGGGTTCCGCCGGTCAGCGAGTCGGTGACCGCCGAATCCAGCTGCTGCTGCTTGGAGTACGGGTAGTTCTTTGAGGTGGTGTAAGCATCGACGATCCACTGCACGCGGCCGTCGACGATCGCCGGGTAGGCGTTGGAATCCACCGTCAGGTACGGTGCGACCTTCTGCACGCGGTCCTTCGGGTTTCGGTCGTAGAGGATCTGCGACTCGGAATTGATCGCATCGGAAAGCAGCAGGTCCGTGGAGGCAAACTTCAGCGAGTAGACCAGGCGGTTGAAGAAGTTGCCGACCGACGGGCCGCCGTCGCCGGAGAAGGTGTTGCGGGTGTCCTGGCTGCCGGAACCGGAGGCCGGGCGGTCAAGCTCGCGCGGAGCCCAACCCTCGGGGCCGCCGACGATCGAGTACTGCGGAGAGAGCTCGCCGAAGTAGATGCGCGGTTCGTAGGTCTTGTCGCTGGCCAGCACGCCGCCGGTGGGGATGCCGCTGAGCATGAAGTCCGGGCGTCCGCCGGAGGTCACGCGGTTGCCGTAGGCGGCCACCACGCCGTAGCCGTGGGTGTAGGTGATGTGCTGGTTGACCCAGGACTCGGTGGGGTCGACGCTGAGCTCGCGCACGGCGATCACCGTGTCTTCGGTCTTGCCGTCGATGGCGTATCGGTCGACGTTCAGCGTCGGGGCGAACTTGTAGTAGGTCCGGAACTGCTGCAGCTGGGCGAACGCCGAGGAGACGAGGTTCGGGTCCAGCAGGCGGATGTTCGTGGTGGTTGCTTTGTCCTTGGCTAGCACGCCCTTCCTCGGGTTCACCTCGGCGTTGTAGGCGGTCTCCTCGACGTCTGTCAGGCCGTACGCCTGGCGGGTCATCTGGATGTTCTTCGCGATGTACGCGCGCTCCAGGGTCTTTTCCGACGGAATGACCTGGTACTGCTGCACGATGAACGGGTAGATGCCGCCGGCGACGACAACCGTCACCAGCAGCATCGCGGTGCCGATGATCGGCAGGCGCCAGCGCCCGATGATCGCGGTGACGATGAACGTGATCGCCACAAGCACCGCGGCGATCGCCAGGATCGTCTTGGTGGGGATCACCGCGTGCACGTCGGTGTACAACGCGCCGGCCACGCGGCCGTTCTGCGAAAGAAGCGTCGAGTATCGGTCAAGCCAGAAGTTGCCGGCCTGCAGGAGCAGGAAGGCGACGGCGAACACGGCGATGTGGATGCGTGCCGCATTGCCGACGACGATGCCGCCGCGCTCCTCGACGCGGATGCCGCCGTAGAGGTAGTGGGTGAGCAGGCCGGCGATGCCGGCGATCAGCACCACGGAGATCAGGTAGCCGATCAGCAGGCCCAGGAACGGCAGGGTGAAGATGTAGAAACCCAGGTCCATGTTGAACTGCGGGTCGGTCTCATTGAACGGGACCTGGTTGAAGAAGAGCAGCACCTCTTTCCACTGCGAGGTCACCGCGGTGGCGGCGAAGACGCCGATGACCACCGGGACGCCGATCATCAGCAGCCGGCGCATGGGCTCGAGCTGGGACTGGTACTTGGACATGTTGTCCTGCTGGTGGCCGTCGGGGGCGTACACCGGGCGCGCACGGTAGGCCATGCGCATCGAAATCCAGATGGTGAAGCCCATGACCAGGAACGCCACCGCAAAGATGCCGATCTTGGCAAGGTTCTCGGTCCAGAACACGGATTGGAAGCCGAGCTGGTTGTACCAGAGCACATCCGCGTACACGCTCGCGAAGAACACGAAGACGGCGACAAGGATACCGATGATGACGATCGTCGGCATCAGCGGGGACGAACGCCGCTCGGGATGCTGCTGCGGGTCGGGACGCTCCTCGGGGCCGCGCGGCGGGCCTCCGAAGGGGTTGCCAGTGCCAAAACTCAATTTTTACCTCACCGTTGGAACCGATTCAGCACGCCGGGGAGGCGCACCTCGAACAAGGACTTTGCTATCCATTCTGCCCTGCATCCGGTGCAAGAACTCAAAAGCCACAGGCATTCATAGGCAATA
It contains:
- a CDS encoding UPF0182 family protein — translated: MPTIVIIGILVAVFVFFASVYADVLWYNQLGFQSVFWTENLAKIGIFAVAFLVMGFTIWISMRMAYRARPVYAPDGHQQDNMSKYQSQLEPMRRLLMIGVPVVIGVFAATAVTSQWKEVLLFFNQVPFNETDPQFNMDLGFYIFTLPFLGLLIGYLISVVLIAGIAGLLTHYLYGGIRVEERGGIVVGNAARIHIAVFAVAFLLLQAGNFWLDRYSTLLSQNGRVAGALYTDVHAVIPTKTILAIAAVLVAITFIVTAIIGRWRLPIIGTAMLLVTVVVAGGIYPFIVQQYQVIPSEKTLERAYIAKNIQMTRQAYGLTDVEETAYNAEVNPRKGVLAKDKATTTNIRLLDPNLVSSAFAQLQQFRTYYKFAPTLNVDRYAIDGKTEDTVIAVRELSVDPTESWVNQHITYTHGYGVVAAYGNRVTSGGRPDFMLSGIPTGGVLASDKTYEPRIYFGELSPQYSIVGGPEGWAPRELDRPASGSGSQDTRNTFSGDGGPSVGNFFNRLVYSLKFASTDLLLSDAINSESQILYDRNPKDRVQKVAPYLTVDSNAYPAIVDGRVQWIVDAYTTSKNYPYSKQQQLDSAVTDSLTGGTRAAALTGQVNYIRNSVKATVDAYDGSVTLYAWEADEPLLQAWQKVFPANIKPMSEMSGELMSHVRYPEDLFKVQRELLATYHVTDPDGFYDSNDAWAVPSEPTQGNANIKQPPYYMSLKMPTQDAETFSLTSTFIPQTAAGGQQRNVLFGFLSAEADAGNEAGKKAEGYGKLRLLALPRETSVPGPGQAQQNFDSNTTVSQTLNLLRQGASQVKNGNLLSLPVGDGILYVQPVYVQSSGATSYPTLRKVLVAFGDNVGFADTLSEALDQVFEGSSGAVTSENGGTSGGGEPGKPPVTQTAQQKLTQALNDARAAIKAGQAALAQNDFAKYGAEQAKLQKALEAAIEAEAELTGKPVVPEAPAPTDGTVTPAPTDGDGAPAPEAPAQETPAP